A stretch of DNA from Halobacteriovorax sp. JY17:
CCATATAATTGATGGCCACATAGTCTGCGTGAGATTGATGATTAGGAACCATCACCACAGATTTTTCTTTTACTAATTTATTAAAGTCTACACCGTTCTCGCTAAAGTTCACTCCGTCATAGAGTTTTGGAAGCGTAGAATCTAAGAGCTTTTGAAAAGACTTGATATAGGTTTTAGAAAACTCTGCACGAATTTCTTTTAAATTCTTTAGGGCCTTTTCTCTTTCTTCTTTCGGGTTATCTCTTCCCTCAATTCTTGCTTTAAGCTTTGGGTAAGAGAGAACTATCTTTTCTTGTCCGTTAAATAGACTCATTAAAATCCTTTATTATCTCTTTCCGTGTGGACGAGATTCAATCATCCCTGACGTACTCATTTCCATGAATAGCCCCACTTCTTTCATTGCTGCAATATTATCTACACCAAGATAAGTCATTCCAGACCTTAGACCACCAGTGAGCTCAGATACAACGTCTGCAACTGATCCCTTACATGGAACCATTGTGTCTACACCTTCAGCGGCCATTCCCTTCGGAAGCTCGCCTCTCCAAGAGACTTGCGCGGCCTTTGAGGCCATTCCTCTATACTCTTTCATTCCACCTTTAAGCTCACCCGGAGTTTCAAGAGTTCCAGAAAGTAGAGACCCTGCCATAATTGTGTGGGCCCCAGCGCATAGAGCTTTTACGATATCGCCAGAAGTTTTAATCCCTCCATCGGCAATAACAGGAACCCCGTGCTTGATCGCTTCATCCACGCACATAGCAATAGCTGTTAGCTGAGGAACACCGTGTCCTGTAATAATTCTTGTCGTACACATCGAACCTGGACCAATTCCAACTTTAACAGCGTCAGCACCAAGGTCAATCATTCTCTTAACCCCTTCACCAGTGGCGACGTTACCTGCAATAACATCAATATGAGGCCAAGTCTTTTTTACATATTCAAGGGTCTCAAGCATCATAACAGAATCGCCGTGAGCGATATCAATAGTGAGGATTTCAACACCGATGTCAGCAAGAAGTTTTGCTCTAAGCTTTCCTTCTTCTTTTACACCAATTGAAGCGGCCACAGGACCTTTTAAATTATTTTCTTTAATATAGTTTTGGATTCTTCTCACATCTTCAACTTGTTCTTCAGGAGACATGA
This window harbors:
- a CDS encoding IMP dehydrogenase yields the protein MELVFNAQQILQRGKGLTFDDVLMIPRHSEIASRRIPSLNSKATKNYEIETPIISANMDTVTGVEMACAMAKLGGLGILHRFMSPEEQVEDVRRIQNYIKENNLKGPVAASIGVKEEGKLRAKLLADIGVEILTIDIAHGDSVMMLETLEYVKKTWPHIDVIAGNVATGEGVKRMIDLGADAVKVGIGPGSMCTTRIITGHGVPQLTAIAMCVDEAIKHGVPVIADGGIKTSGDIVKALCAGAHTIMAGSLLSGTLETPGELKGGMKEYRGMASKAAQVSWRGELPKGMAAEGVDTMVPCKGSVADVVSELTGGLRSGMTYLGVDNIAAMKEVGLFMEMSTSGMIESRPHGKR